The following proteins are encoded in a genomic region of Spirosoma sp. SC4-14:
- a CDS encoding T9SS type A sorting domain-containing protein, translated as MDIALPVRLHQWILCSFLCLLCSLSALTGMAQSPLNLPFFDDFSTASGRPGIDQPDTTRWLPGSGVYINNTMAINQPTVNVASFDGLAANGLPYVFNNGLSRGYTDTLTSKSINLAGLTAADSVYLSFYWQIKGLGEAPDAASLSYVYDKQIVGNDTTTVIDTIVLQPGDSLVVEFLDVNKVWQHAWGIAGGETNNNFPQAFVLVKDPNYFHPNFAFRFRSFARQSGPFDTWNIDYIYLGKNRSVTNRYIKDVAVRQAVSPFLKRYTAMPLTQYMVNPAAETADSVFTDINNLFNTFNFTTFRFTVQDEVSGQLLQDSPQTASSLIQALSSQIKVSKPNPISSFGSATKAMLRYKFEVLTTDDQNPSIPGVNLRQNDTISGVTVLDNYYAYDDGTWEYGAQIGPREQVAMRFILNKPDVMAGIQACIVPFVLNQTGQSFVISVYSNSNGRPGNAIYRQEFMMQYPPTRNGFVSFPFSQGVAVKDTFYVGYQQISSSDTTILRLGIDKNSPFSREIFYNGGTIWEQNLSGASLSFQGVFMLRPVMGGKDDGIVTGVENPEPVSPLQAYPNPTTGLIRWDNTKLTRLDVLNLTGQILHQLEPSRGQQTLDLSDLPNGMYLIRLFEGERLVVQKLIIQH; from the coding sequence ATGGACATTGCGCTACCTGTTCGGCTGCATCAGTGGATTCTTTGCAGTTTTCTTTGCTTACTGTGTAGCTTATCGGCACTTACGGGCATGGCTCAGTCGCCGTTAAACTTACCATTCTTCGACGATTTTTCGACCGCGTCGGGCCGACCCGGTATCGACCAGCCCGATACGACGCGCTGGCTGCCTGGTAGTGGGGTGTATATCAACAATACAATGGCCATCAATCAACCTACGGTTAACGTGGCCTCTTTTGATGGGTTAGCCGCCAATGGGTTGCCTTATGTGTTTAATAACGGACTGTCGCGGGGATATACCGATACACTTACCTCAAAATCGATTAACCTGGCTGGCCTTACTGCAGCCGATTCGGTTTACCTTAGTTTTTACTGGCAGATCAAAGGATTGGGCGAAGCGCCCGATGCGGCCAGCCTTTCGTATGTTTACGATAAACAAATCGTTGGCAATGATACGACTACGGTTATCGACACCATTGTGCTGCAACCCGGCGATTCGCTGGTTGTCGAATTTCTGGATGTAAACAAGGTCTGGCAGCATGCCTGGGGCATCGCTGGGGGCGAAACCAACAATAATTTCCCCCAGGCATTTGTTTTGGTTAAGGACCCGAATTATTTCCACCCGAACTTTGCCTTTCGGTTTCGTTCCTTTGCCCGCCAGTCTGGCCCATTCGATACCTGGAACATCGATTATATTTATCTGGGCAAAAATCGCTCGGTTACTAATCGCTACATAAAAGACGTTGCGGTTCGGCAAGCGGTGAGCCCTTTTCTGAAACGATATACAGCAATGCCGTTGACGCAGTATATGGTTAATCCGGCTGCCGAAACCGCCGATTCGGTGTTTACCGACATCAATAATCTGTTCAATACCTTTAATTTTACAACATTCCGATTTACTGTGCAGGATGAGGTATCTGGTCAGCTTTTGCAGGATTCTCCCCAAACAGCTTCGTCGTTGATTCAGGCACTTAGTTCGCAGATTAAAGTCAGCAAACCTAATCCAATTTCCAGTTTTGGGTCAGCAACGAAGGCTATGCTGCGCTATAAATTTGAAGTGCTCACCACCGACGATCAGAATCCATCCATTCCTGGCGTCAATCTCCGTCAGAACGATACCATTTCGGGGGTGACCGTGCTCGACAATTACTATGCCTATGACGACGGTACTTGGGAGTACGGTGCACAAATTGGCCCCAGAGAGCAGGTTGCCATGCGCTTTATTCTTAACAAGCCCGATGTGATGGCGGGTATTCAGGCCTGCATTGTACCATTTGTGCTTAATCAGACAGGACAGTCGTTTGTCATAAGCGTTTACAGCAATAGCAATGGTCGGCCAGGCAATGCCATTTATCGGCAAGAATTTATGATGCAGTATCCGCCTACCCGAAATGGATTTGTGAGTTTTCCGTTTAGTCAGGGCGTTGCCGTAAAAGATACTTTTTATGTAGGCTATCAGCAGATTAGTAGTAGCGACACTACGATTTTGCGGTTAGGCATTGATAAAAACAGTCCCTTTAGCCGAGAGATTTTTTATAATGGCGGTACCATCTGGGAACAGAATCTTTCGGGAGCATCGCTGAGTTTTCAGGGGGTTTTTATGTTACGGCCGGTCATGGGGGGAAAGGACGATGGAATCGTTACAGGTGTCGAAAATCCTGAACCGGTATCGCCATTGCAGGCCTATCCAAATCCAACAACCGGATTGATTCGTTGGGACAATACAAAACTTACCCGCCTTGATGTACTTAACCTGACGGGACAAATCCTGCACCAGCTCGAACCAAGTCGAGGGCAGCAAACGTTAGACCTGAGCGATCTGCCCAACGGTATGTATCTGATTCGCTTATTCGAAGGAGAACGGCTGGTTGTGCAGAAACTCATTATTCAACATTAA
- a CDS encoding rhodanese-like domain-containing protein, which translates to MDITVQELKERLDKGEKLNLFDVREPAEYEADNIGATLIPLGDLPYRLDELDGLQDEEVIVHCRSGKRSGMAQEILEQNGFNNVRNVIGGMLAYRAQ; encoded by the coding sequence ATGGATATTACCGTTCAGGAGTTAAAAGAGCGGCTCGACAAGGGCGAAAAGTTAAACCTCTTCGATGTTCGTGAACCAGCCGAGTACGAAGCTGATAACATTGGTGCTACTCTGATTCCACTTGGCGATCTGCCGTATCGGCTCGATGAACTCGACGGTCTGCAGGACGAAGAAGTGATCGTTCACTGCCGCTCAGGTAAGCGGAGCGGAATGGCGCAGGAAATTCTGGAACAGAATGGTTTCAATAACGTTCGTAACGTTATTGGCGGTATGCTGGCGTACCGGGCACAGTAA
- the miaA gene encoding tRNA (adenosine(37)-N6)-dimethylallyltransferase MiaA produces MKTLLVIAGPTAVGKTALCIRLAKRLHTAVVSADSRQLYRELTIGTAKPTPDEMDGVRHYFINSHSILDSVNAGRYERECLAVLDKLFQTSDVVILSGGTGLYINAVCFGLDDMPSIDPALRLLLRQRWETEGLEPLQKQLHLLDPDYVQTADMQNHARVLRALEVCLTTGRPYSSFRQKKTVQRPFRSLLVALERPRQELYDRIDARMEAMLAAGLVDEARSLLPFRAYSALQTVGYQEIFPYLDGAYDYEEMVRLLKRNSRRYAKRQLTWFHNQADYHWFGPEDDEAILKLAIE; encoded by the coding sequence TTGAAAACACTTTTGGTTATAGCTGGCCCAACAGCCGTTGGAAAGACTGCCCTCTGCATTAGGCTGGCAAAACGGTTGCACACTGCTGTTGTTTCGGCCGACTCCCGGCAGTTGTATCGGGAGCTAACAATTGGCACCGCCAAGCCAACTCCTGACGAGATGGATGGCGTTCGGCATTATTTCATCAATTCGCATTCAATTCTGGACTCAGTCAATGCAGGACGCTACGAGCGGGAATGCCTGGCCGTGCTAGATAAGTTATTTCAGACAAGCGATGTTGTGATTTTGTCCGGAGGAACCGGATTATACATAAATGCAGTCTGTTTTGGTCTGGACGATATGCCGTCTATCGACCCCGCCCTGCGCCTGTTGTTACGCCAGCGTTGGGAAACAGAAGGATTAGAACCACTCCAAAAACAATTGCACCTACTTGACCCTGACTATGTTCAGACAGCCGATATGCAAAACCATGCCCGTGTGTTGCGGGCATTGGAAGTCTGCCTCACTACCGGTCGGCCTTATTCGTCGTTCAGACAAAAAAAAACGGTCCAACGACCGTTTCGATCCTTACTAGTCGCGCTTGAACGGCCACGCCAAGAGTTGTATGACCGCATCGATGCCCGAATGGAGGCCATGCTTGCGGCTGGTTTGGTAGACGAAGCGCGTTCACTTCTTCCGTTTCGTGCCTACTCAGCATTACAGACGGTTGGCTATCAGGAAATATTTCCGTATCTGGACGGTGCTTATGATTATGAGGAAATGGTCCGTTTGCTGAAACGCAACTCAAGGCGATATGCCAAACGCCAGCTTACCTGGTTTCATAACCAGGCAGATTACCATTGGTTTGGCCCAGAGGACGATGAAGCTATTTTAAAATTAGCGATTGAGTGA
- a CDS encoding helix-turn-helix domain-containing protein — translation MNNNTSTQNFSEISQPVLRRTLDIICGKWRLYIIFQLSERDLRYGELRRMIPDVSEKVLIQELKALVALGVLHKKSYSEIPPRVEYGLTAKAREILPILKDLMTIGRTFLEP, via the coding sequence ATGAATAATAATACCAGTACGCAAAATTTTTCGGAGATTTCTCAGCCAGTCCTAAGACGGACATTAGATATTATTTGCGGCAAATGGCGGCTATATATCATTTTTCAACTAAGCGAACGCGACCTTCGTTATGGCGAATTGCGCAGGATGATTCCTGATGTAAGTGAGAAAGTATTAATTCAGGAATTAAAAGCGCTCGTTGCTCTGGGTGTATTGCATAAAAAATCCTATAGCGAAATTCCACCCCGTGTCGAATACGGTCTGACTGCAAAAGCCAGGGAGATTTTGCCTATTCTGAAGGATCTTATGACAATTGGACGAACGTTTTTAGAGCCCTAG
- a CDS encoding outer membrane beta-barrel protein has product MKRIQFTALAFLVSMITALAQGDFEGGVKGGATFTHGYTTIPSVPLSATLSIPQLNNKNNGIGTGYSFGIWGRQNFEKFFLQVEVDYNKFLLKQKTDFSVPAAVAAVLAGQPLPSVIPASTPTTINTISESTLESVNIPFLIGKKWCNGKFRAFLGPNLLITTKAEAKRTSTATVLSFSIPTPETTSDLKNPNPQSPTESILKVKSVTYAAEVGVGYTFFRRLDLDVRYAAPVGGIYNNKDITGYLGIATVSLGLHLF; this is encoded by the coding sequence ATGAAACGCATACAATTTACGGCACTGGCCTTTTTGGTCAGTATGATTACGGCGCTGGCTCAGGGTGATTTTGAAGGTGGAGTTAAAGGCGGAGCTACATTTACGCATGGTTACACCACTATTCCGTCGGTTCCGCTTTCGGCTACCTTGTCGATTCCACAGTTGAATAACAAAAACAATGGCATTGGCACTGGCTACTCGTTCGGCATCTGGGGGCGGCAGAATTTTGAAAAATTCTTTCTTCAGGTCGAGGTGGATTACAATAAATTTCTGCTGAAACAAAAAACGGATTTCAGCGTGCCGGCAGCCGTAGCAGCGGTCCTGGCCGGGCAACCTCTACCATCGGTTATACCCGCCAGCACGCCCACCACCATCAATACCATTTCAGAATCGACCCTCGAATCGGTCAACATTCCATTTTTGATCGGGAAAAAGTGGTGTAATGGCAAGTTCAGAGCGTTTCTGGGGCCTAACCTGCTTATCACAACAAAAGCCGAAGCAAAACGAACATCGACAGCTACTGTGCTCTCTTTTTCGATTCCAACCCCCGAAACAACTTCGGACCTGAAAAACCCAAATCCGCAAAGCCCAACCGAAAGTATTTTAAAAGTCAAGTCGGTAACCTATGCTGCCGAAGTTGGCGTAGGCTATACGTTTTTTAGGCGTCTGGATCTGGATGTTCGCTATGCAGCGCCGGTTGGCGGTATTTATAATAATAAGGATATTACGGGGTACCTGGGTATTGCTACGGTTTCGCTGGGCCTGCATCTATTTTAA
- the lysM gene encoding peptidoglycan-binding protein LysM — MGLLSFFKGVGEKIFHKDQTTPPADPVQAEKVEPVRAQALLDHVKELGLAYNSLTVKTKGDTVTLTGSVKSQEDSEKIALAVGNVEGVSAVDNQLTVDEPTQEGQFYTVKSGDSLSKIAKEVYGDPMKYGVIFEANKPMLKDPDLIYPDQVLRIPKL; from the coding sequence ATGGGTCTCTTATCATTTTTCAAAGGAGTAGGCGAAAAGATCTTTCACAAAGATCAAACTACACCCCCTGCCGATCCGGTACAGGCCGAGAAGGTTGAACCAGTGCGTGCTCAGGCGCTTCTTGATCACGTAAAAGAATTAGGATTGGCGTACAACAGTCTAACCGTAAAAACGAAAGGTGATACCGTTACGTTGACCGGCTCTGTGAAGTCGCAGGAAGACTCAGAAAAAATTGCACTGGCCGTTGGTAATGTAGAAGGCGTTAGCGCCGTCGATAACCAACTTACTGTAGATGAACCAACCCAGGAAGGGCAGTTTTACACAGTAAAATCGGGTGATTCGCTTTCGAAAATTGCCAAAGAAGTATATGGCGATCCAATGAAATACGGTGTCATTTTTGAAGCCAATAAGCCAATGCTGAAAGACCCTGATCTGATTTATCCTGATCAGGTGTTGCGGATTCCGAAACTGTAA